TCAGGATCTGAGACGGTTACGAATTACAGAAgatcaacaacaattacaacagcagcagcaattacaacagcAAAATATGTACAGGAGACAGAGTGATGAATACGCCGGAGATTATTACGTACAACGATCGGCGGAAAAAGTAACTACGACGACGTTACCTGGAAACGTACCGTCTCCGTCACCTGGATATCAAATCTCCGGCGGATTTACGGCGTCTAATGTTTCATCCGATCAACAACCGGTTTATATGGTACCTGCTCCGTCTAATATGTATCACGCGCCTATTGCTAGACCAGTTACAGGTCCCGTTAGCCACGGTCAAGGCCAAGGTCAACCTCAAGGTTACTATGCATATCAGAGGATGCCGTCGGATGTTTACCGGGAACAACCGGTTTATAGCGACATGCAACCGGCACAACAGGTAGCAGCACCACAACAACCTGTATTCACTCCACAACAACAATTACAAAAACAAGAAGGGATTAGAATGGTTCAGTCAACGGCTGGGATGACAGAGGGAAGTTATGGTCAAGTGGCGTATGATAACGGCGTCGGTAGGCATGTTTACTATACTGCGCAGGGAGCTATGGTAACACCACATCAGCAACCACAACAAGCGTTGCAACAGAATACACATCAGTATCATCAAGCAATGGGAGTAGTACCAGGAACATTGAGTCAAGATGGTAAGGTGATTGCTTCAACAAAGGTACCTCAAGGCTCTATATGATTCTTATGAATTGAATAAGTTCGTTTCGAgtttatttataaattattatatgATGTTGAATAATCTAAGTCATGGTATTCTGATAAGTGTTTGTGTGCGTTATAAGTgtagtatagatatagatatatattaatatattgtcGTATGTTCATTCAAGTtgttatgtatatatgtgtttgagaATCGATATAAATTTGTGCTGTTTATCTATACGTATATGGTCTATATAAGTTTACAAGTTACTGTTCTAGAATTTCATTATGTTCTTATATAGCATGAAAATAAGTTTTAGCAAAATGGTTGTGACTTTGAGTGAACTTAAGTTTATGGTAAAGTTACTGGTAACCTACTAATTGGATATTAGGTATTAGCATGAATTGAATGGTGTAAGGATGTTTGTAATTGGGTTGTTGATATTATAATGAACATATACTATATTATATTAGGGGTCCATTCAATATATTTGGAAAAAGAAAGGAAAGAGACCTAGGATTGAATAAAAAATGGAAGATGATGGGGGTGTATGGATAAATGGGACAAGTGTTGAATCGTTGCGTGGGTTGATAATATTCATGAAATGTGACTTGTGATGAGTTGCCATGTTTTAAAAGCGATTGATGGGTTAATGTTATGCAATCAAAATTGGTTGCGTTCCAAATTTAACCAACTCATTGACCCTTGGTACATCCTATAGCAGCCCCCTTTCTTTTTGACTATATGAAATCCTTGAAATTCCATAGCGAGTAGATACTTTCGCAAGATCCTAAGACCGTCTCTATCGCGGCGTTTTCAGAGGAAAAGTGCCACCAACACGCCGCCAACACGTGTCTAACGCGGCGTGTTGGTGGGTGTAATTGCCGGCGTGCTGGTTGCCAACACGGGAAAGGAGGACCGCGTGCAAGGATTTGGGGTGTACGTGTGATGCATTTATTGGTCTGAAGGATTTGAATTCAAATGTAAAACGGTTATATGTGAAcggatataatttaaattaattaattaaataaataaataaaacatttatatctatatatacacgTACACCACACACACACTTTCAATATACAATTTCAAACTTATTTATCTATACTCTTCCAaattttaaaacataatattaCTCTAAATGGATGCCTTTTTACGCATTGTAGACGATGATTCTTCCGACGatgaaatgttgttaaatgttatgcgTTCATGTGCCGAAGAGCTAGACCAAGAAGCGGGTGAAGGCTCAAGTCAGAGACCTACACGAGCACCTCGAATGTATCTTCCTAGGGATCGCGAAGGTGCGGATAAACGTCTATTGAAGGACTATTTTGATGATAATCCTACGTATCCTGATAGCAAATTTAAAAGAAGATTTCGAATGAAACCGCAATTATTCATGCGTATCTTAACAGGTATATTTGAATGTTCTATTGATCCTTTACCCTCGCACTttgatttttttaaagaaaaatacgACGCGGTTGGTCGTCAAATTTTTAATATCTATCAAAAAATCATATATGTGTTACGCCAGTTGGCTACGGAACAGGGGGTGATATGTGGGACGAATATTTGCTTATGAGTGAGCAAACATCGTTAAACTGTTTAGACAACTTTTGTTTATGTGTTACTGATTTGTACCAAAAAGAGTATTTACGAAAACCAACTGCGTATGATATTGAACGAATATACGCAGCGCACGAAACAAAACATGGTTTTAAGGGGATGCTTGGGAGcatcgattgtatgcattgggaaTGGAAGAATTGTCCTGTTGCATGGCAAGGGCAATACACTAGTGGTCATCACAAAAAATCAACTCTTATTCTCGAAGTTGTAGCTTCGTATGATATGTGGATATGGCACGCCTATTTTGGTGTTGCAGGTTCCAACAATGATATCAATGTGTTAAACCAATCACCATTGTTTGATTCCATTAAGAACGGTACCGCTCCACCTACACCATTTACAGTAAATGGTCATGAATACACACATGGTTATTATCTCGCCGCTGGTATTTATCCGGATTGGGCTACACTTATTAAAGCATATTCATCCCCAACCGAAGACCTAGCTGTAAAGTTTACACGGTTTCAAGAAAGTGCATGAAAGGATGTCGAGCGCACTTTCGGTGTTCTTCAAGGTAGATTCAATATATTACGTGTGCCTGGACGAGCTTGGAAAGCCAAAAAAATGTCCCGCATTTTATACGCTTGTATTTTATTGCACAATATGATCCAAGAGGACAACGGTTTTGCTATAACTTCACTCGACGAAGAGTATTTGAGAGAACCAGAAACCCAACCTGCTTTTGTTAGGAATCGAAATGGTACTCGAGCAACACGAGAAAAGGAAATACGCGACAAAGATGTGCATAATTCACTTCGTGCAGACTTAACCGAGCATATTTGGAATCTTCCACCAAATTTCCGTCGCACGATTTAGGAACTATTTAATTATTGTAATGTTTTTTAATGAATTTTTATTGTAATCTTTTATTGTTTAGGAATTCTAAATTATTGTAATCGTATTATTttaattttagtgtgttttattaaATTTAGTTGTTGTGATTATAATTTACAAAAAAAATAACTAATTAaacaaataaattaaaatcaacaaaaatgaaaaaaaaaaaattaaaaatacctcACCCCTACCCATGGAACACACCACTCAGCACGCCACCCATTAGGCAGCATTTTACCAGCACGCCCATCAAGCACCCCAcccccacccagcaacacgccaacACGCCTCGAAGGGTTAAAGATGGTCTAATCTATTTTCTGATTAAATAAATTACTAGATGTTTTTTCATACTTTTAGCATTCAGTTCTAGCTATATCACTATCGTAGTGTTTTCGGACCCAGTGACCGTGTAGTGGTGATGGGTGACGACGGGTAACCTTAGCTCGTCGTTAGTCAATTGAGTGACGAAGGAGATGGTCGGCGTTTGATTATTTATGGGCAATCATAATTTAACACAAATATATTTATAGTATTAATTTATATTTTTCCTACCAAACTTTCAATTATCTTTTAACACATCACTCAAAAAATTTCAGCCCCTCAAATTTAACACTCACTACTAATTACCTTCACATCATGACATTATCACTTTTTTCCAAAAAGTGCAATCCCTTACTACACCTCAATGTCACTTGGTGTCACGGTTGAAAATTATTTTATTAGCACTCGTGTATATTGATGGCAATAAATGTTTCATCTATGGATATTCACCCGATCCGAcccatttataatggatatggataATGTAAATGAACGAGTAATGAATATGGATATGTATATGGATTTGGATTTAAATATTTCGTGGATCGGATATAGATGACaatttattatcaaaaatatatccgTTACCCGAAAtacatttatacataca
This genomic window from Rutidosis leptorrhynchoides isolate AG116_Rl617_1_P2 chromosome 2, CSIRO_AGI_Rlap_v1, whole genome shotgun sequence contains:
- the LOC139887903 gene encoding uncharacterized protein → MDAFLRIVDDDSSDDEMLLNVMRSCAEELDQEAGEGSSQRPTRAPRMYLPRDREGADKRLLKDYFDDNPTYPDSKFKRRFRMKPQLFMRILTVGYGTGGDMWDEYLLMSEQTSLNCLDNFCLCVTDLYQKEYLRKPTAYDIERIYAAHETKHGFKGMLGSIDCMHWEWKNCPVAWQGQYTSGHHKKSTLILEVVASYDMWIWHAYFGVAGSNNDINVLNQSPLFDSIKNGTAPPTPFTVNGHEYTHGYYLAAGIYPDWATLIKAYSSPTEDLAVKFTRFQESA